Genomic DNA from Candidatus Nitronereus thalassa:
GGGATTCCCCGAGTTCCCAATGCGGTTTGGGTTGAAAGGAAAAGGTTGGTATCTCGCCCCACCGCCGAGTTTCAACGTTCTCGCTGGCCTGGGTGCCTTGAGGCACCGTAAAATGCGGGATATTGGGAATTCGAAGCGCGATATCTTCGAGTTGCTCCTCGAGGGTGCGGAGCTGTTCTTCCTGTTTTTTAATGCTGTCTCCAACCGCTCGCATGGAGGCCATGGCATCTTCTGCAGGTTGTTTGGCTCGTTTGAGCTTGGCTACTTCTTCAGAGCCCTTTTTCAGTTGGTGTCGGAGGGCTTCAACCTGGGAAATCATTTCGCCTCGGTTGTAGAGTAATTTCTCCAGTTCCGGCCAGGGCACATCCTGTCCCCGGGGGGCGAGTTGTTCTTGAATGGAATCGAATTGGTCTCTGAGGGTGCGAAGATCGTACATAGGGCTCGTACTCAAGTCATTGAAATTGCGGTTGAAATTTAACACTTGTCACTAGGCCAGTCAATGGAACGCGAGCGAGAATTGACTTGCGAGTCCAAGAGTATTTCACATAGGCTCTGAGCATGCCATATGTGTTTCCCTATGAAAACGTATTTATGGGAGGGATAGCGATCTTGATCGTGGCGTTACTGATTTTTCGTGTGAAGTTGGCACGACAGCAGCGACGTCGAACGGATGGGGAACGCTCGGTGAGTCCTTCCACTGAAATGGACAAAGACTCCTTCCCGCTGGTTTGATCTTTGTTTCTTTCAGCCACTATAATCGGCCTCTTTTTGAGCAGGGAGTGAACTACATGAATGGGGCTGAAAAATTACAACGGACAGATGGGCGACGACGAGATGAAATTCGACCGGTAAACGTGGTGCGACCATTCATCAAATATGCAGATGGATCGGTCCTCATGGAAATGGGTGATACCAAAGTCATTTGTACGGCTTCCATTGAAGAGAAGGTGCCTCCATTTTTACGGGATAAAGGAAAAGGCTGGGTGACGGCTGAATATGCGATGTTGCCCCGTGCCACGCATGAGCGAACCCAACGCGAAGCCTCTCGTGGGAAACAGGGTGGCCGCACTTTAGAAATTCAGCGGCTGGTGGGGCGAGCGCTTCGCGCCGTGACGGATATGAGCGCCATGGGAGAACGCACGATTTGGATTGACTGTGATGTGATTCAAGCGGACGGAGGGACGCGGACCGCCTCGATTACTGGAGCCTTTATCGCGTTGGCTGATGCGTTTGCCAAACTGATCGATCAACAAAAGTTAAAGAAAATCCCATTGACTGATTACCTGGCCGCTGTAAGTGTTGGAAAAGTTGGTGGGGAGTCCATGGTGGACCTCTGTTACGAAGAAGATTCAATGGCTGAGGTAGACATGAATCTTGTCATGACCGGGCAAGGCCGGTTGGTCGAAGTGCAAGGAACGGCCGAACGGGGTACATTTGGTAAGCATGAGCTTGATGATTTTATGGCCTTGGGGTGGGATGGGATTCAACGATTGGTCAAAATGCAAAAAGAACTGGTGACGGTGTAGGCTCGACCGGTGTTGGAATTAGTACTCGCCACAGGAAATCGCGATAAGCAAAAAGAAATGGTGGCGTTGTTAAGTGATTTACCGATTACCATTCGTACCCTTAATGAGTTTGAGCCTGTGCCACCAATTATTGAAGATGGAGAAACCTGCGAAGCCAATGCCATGAAAAAGGCGACGATAATTGCCAACCATACAGGCTGCTTGGCATTAGCCGATGACACCGGGCTGGAAGTCGAGGCCCTTGGGGGTCGGCCAGGTGTCTATGCCGCACGATATGCCGGTGAGGATGCGACGTACGAAGATAATTGTCGTAAATTGTTAAAAGAAATGGCTGGAGTGCCGGTAGAAAAACGGAGTGCGCGGTTTGTCACCGTGGTTGCGATCGCAGACCCGTCGTCTTCCGTACAAGTGGTGGAAGGGGAACTGAACGGCATGATTGCCGAAGCCCGTTCTGGCAATGACGGGTTTGGGTATGATCCAGTATTTCTGGTTCCCGAGTTTGGAAAAACCTTGGCCCAGATGACACTTGAAGAAAAGAATCAAATCAGTCATCGTGGACGAGCATTGGTTAAAGCCAAGGCGGTGCTTCACCAGAAAATCCAACAATAAATAGAGTCGGGGCGTAGCGCAGCCCGGTAGCGCGCCTGCTTTGGGAGCAGGATGTCGGAGGTTCAAATCCTCTCGCCCCGACCAATCTTTTCAACCACTTACGTCTCCCCACTCACGGCCTCTTTTCCCTTTGTCCCGGTTTTAGTCAAGGTTGGGATCCAATCCCTGACCTTCTGACTCTCCTCAGTTGCCGCATTATCCGGTTCCGTCTTGTGTTTCCCAAAACGGCCCACCCCTTCCACGGTCTCTGCTGACTTTTGTCAGCTTCACGCGAATAAAAGGATTTCGGTCCAGTTTCCCATCGCGAACTGCGAGGTTCAGCACATGCCGCATGAATTTCATGTCGTGGACAATGGTTTGAGCCGAATACCGTTTCCGTTTTCCATCCCCATTCGTTTGCCCATACTCATGGGTAACCAACCTCTGTTTGGCCTCATCCAGCAGGGCAGGGGTGATATGGTGCAACTGTTTACCTTTCAATCGGATTTTCCGCCATTTTCCATACAGCTGTTCATCCCGAATGGTTTTTATGGTCTTGCCCGAGGATGGGAGGGGCGCCAGATACTGGTCGATGGTGTTTTCCATCGTTTCCCCTTGGCCCGTCTGATACCGTTCAGGGAAAAACCGTCCGCCCATTTGTTCTTGTTTCGCCTCTCATAGAAATCCCGGGCCTGGGTTTTTGTTTTAAACGACCAGAAATTGCGTTCTTTTCCTTCGTGGTACAGGCGGACACCCCAACCAAATATTTTCCCCTCCTTGTTTTTAATAGGTTTCAGACCCCGATCAAGTCTTCCTTTACGAGCCGCTGTGATGACCCCCTTTGGTGGGCAGTTCTTTTGAAAGCCCGCGTTCTAACAAGGTCCGAATGTAGCCGCTGGCGGTATACCCTTGTGTTTGCAAACCATCCAATTTCGGTTTCAATGATTTAGGCAATCAAATCATCAGTTATTCCACACAGATCACCCCTTTTCGACCTAAAATCACTTAGATATCAAAACGGTCATCTGATAGTACACTAATTAAGCATATTCTTGATGCTATGAGATGATAGTGCTAGGCTATCTTGCCTGGCACGAGAATCAGCAGAAAGTACAGGCGCCTGGAACTTTCGGGATATTCCGAGAGGGTTGATGGCCAAAGTTAAGATGGCGGCCGCTTATGAGCGAAAGACGGTCAAACGATTTTTGATGGATTTAGCAAGGGAGCGCATTCGGGAATTGGAGAAGCGGGGGATTGTGCCGAAGGGGAAATGAGTCCCCTCAGAAAGGATATGGAATATTGCCCACAAACTGCTTTCGGACTACTTTTTTTGTGCTTCTAGGTTGTACTTATGAGGGATAGTTATGGAAGCGCTAGGATAACAGCAGCTAACTCTTAACTAGCGGATCACAGGTTCAATCCCTTTACGACCCACCATCTTTTTCATTCTGTCCCTTCCTTAAATTCGTCCCCATTGAAACACTTGCATTTTTAGATACCGCAAAGTTGGATAACTTTGTTGACCATAAGGCCACCACCCATTCTAACGACACCCACCATCACAGGCAATTGTACGACAACGCCCCGAAGGATGAATTTTCAGAAGGGACTAAGTGATTGATAGGGGATAAAGCACACGGTCCGCATAGTGACTCCCACCCCGTATTTTTGCACGCGGGTTTCGAGGAATAGGAATTTTAAACGGCCTTTTTGACTGGACGGCAAAGTACCAAATAACTCGGTGAAGGGTCATTCCGTAGGAATAAAGTTAACTGCCAGAAGCTGAAGTTGCTTCGAATCCGGGCCTGCTACGATGACTCGGAGAGTACCTCTTCGAGATCGTCGATCGGGATGTCCGTTAATGCCCCCTTGAACGAATGGTGCTCCGATTTCTCGACCTGTTCGATGAAACTCCGCATCGCCTGCAGCACGGGGACTTCCTCTCGATTATAAACTTCGCCCTGAAGCAGCTGGAGTACCTGCAGGCGGTGTCTCTTCGAGCTGATGAAGTATGTGAACAACGGTAGAAGCTTGTAGTAGAGACGAATAAACTCGTACCACACTTCGGTTCCGGTTCGGAGTTTGGTTTCGTAAGGCTTGAGAAACGCCTGGCTGAAGTCGTCTTCCTTGAAGGCCGCGCGCAACTGCTCTGAAGCGAACTTCGCACTGGACAAAGCCACACTGACGCCGGACGAAAAAATCGGATCGACGAATCGCGCCGCATCGCCAATCAACAACCAACCATTACCGACGAAATCCGTCATGCTGTAGCTGTAATCGCCCTCGGATTTGTATTCGTTTACGCGCCTCGCGTTGCGCATCGCGTGCGCGAGATTGCCGTTAGTTTGTACATGCGTTTCGAAGTATTTATCGATGTCCATCCGGGATTCCCGAAACACTTCGCGCTCGGTGACGACGCCCACCGAGGTAATCCTGTCGTCGATGGGAATCTGCCACACCCAGCCCCGCTCCACGGGAAGAAAATAGATGTGGATGTGTTCTTTATCCTCCGCAGTGCCTCGGTCCAGTCCCTCGTACCATGCGTGAACGGCGTATTGATTAAAAATAGGGTCCTTCTTCATCAGCTTCAACTGGTGGCCTATGAGCGTCTTCCGACCTGTCGCATCCACGACGAACTTGCAAGGTAGATCGACTTCCTTACCGTCGATATTCACTTTCACTCCGCAGGCTTTGCCATTCTCCATAAGGACTTCCCTGGCATGTACGCCCTGGATGACCTTACTACCGAGGCCCTCCGCATGCTTCAACATGAGCATGTCGAATTTCGCGCGGTCGACGTGATACGTATAATCCTGGTCGACGCCCTCCTGCGGAAATTCGCTGAACAGAATCGAGAACGTGTTCTTCGCCGCAGGCGCGTGCCAGCTTGCCCCGTACTTTTTTACGAAGCCTTCGCGCTCCATCGTCTCAAGAAAACCAATTTCTTTGAAGATTCGCGTCGTCGACGTAACCAGAGATTCGCCCACATGAGGCCGAGGATGAAACGCGCCTTCAATGATCGTGTTGCTGATCCCTGCCATCGAGAGATAAGATCCCATCGTCGAGCCCGCAGGGCCACCGCCAATAATAATTACGTCGCTCATTTGACTCTCCCACCGGAAGGACTAGATTCGACACTTTCCAAGCGAATAATCCGACCGTACCTTATCACCAACATAAGTAAACTGCATTATCACCAACATAAGTATACTGCATTGTCACCAACATAAGTATACTGCATCTTGCGTAGAAAGCTACTTAGTCAATGTCATACAAGAATTGAATAACATTGACTAAGTTAGGGTTCCTAATGGGGGAAGTGGAAGGCGGGGGCGGCCAGGGTACCGCCCCCCCAAGTAGTTCATGAGGCTACCCGTTACCTTACTACGTGTTAGACTCTGCGTAGTTCAGTTCCGGTTTTTGGCACGGTTGGAATTTAAAAACCACGATTTTTGTCACGGTCACGCAATGCTATAACAGTTAACGCAGATTCACAAGGAACAACGAAACGCCTTGCTGGATGCGGATTTTGTATGGTATCGTGTGGCACCGTGTTGACTGGTGTTGCAAAAAGCAATGAACTTTGGGAGCAGGATGTCGGAGGTTCAAATCCTCTCGCCCCGACCATTTTCAATGTTCCTATCTCCATGTCGGGCTTAATCATGAATGCTCGAATCATACCTATTACCATTTCCTTCTTCTTCATGAGCGCCCGTAGCTCAGTCGGATAGAGCATCAGCCTTCTAAGCTGAGGGTCGTAGGTTCGATTCCTACCGGGCGCGCCAATAGGTCAGGTGTTAAACAACGAAAAAATGGTTTGAAAGTAAAAGATAGCCTGGTTTTTGTTGTGCTGTCTAAGAGTTGTGGGAGGGGCAACTCCTTGATTTTTTGTAATAAACTGGACCGAACTCATCTCCTATCCCAAAGTTTTTATCCTGCCAAATGGAGCTTTCGTTCCTCAGTTTTTAGGCCTTTTCGCTCTGATAGAAGGTGGGCCTTTCGATTGATTGCGGGAAGGAAAAAATCTCCCTAGAATGCCGGGTTGCGCGTTTGGAATGGTCTGATTTTTGACCCAGGCGGATTCCTTACATCTCGGCTTTGATCCTTTCCAAAGAAGAGAGGTTGTCAAAGTTTTATAGCCGGGAAGCGGAATATAGGGTTGGGGATATACGGATTATGATGAGTTTTTTAAAAAAAGTTATTCACTAGGTTTCGTTAATATTTATTGAAGGGGGAATCGTTATGTCCGCAGAACCGGATATCATTTACACCAAAGTTGATGAAGCGCCTGAGTTGGCGAGTGGATCGTTTCTACCAATCATTCAATCCTTTGCCAAAACAGCCGGGGTAAACGTCGGTACCAAGGATATTTCCCTCGCTGGCCGGATCATTGCCCAATTCCCAGAACGATTGAAGCCGGAACAACGGCAGCCTGATGACCTGGCGCTATTGGGGGAAATCGTGATGACGCCGGAATCTAATGTCATTAAACTTCCAAATATCAGTGCCTCAATCCCGCAAATCAAGGGTGCGGTGGCTGAGTTGCAATCACAGGGGTATGACATCCCAGATTATCCCGAGGACCCCAAGACGGAGGAAGAAAAAGCTATTAAAGCGAAATTCGACAAAGTAAAGGGAAGTGCGGTGAACCCGGTCTTACGACAAGGCAATTCGGATCGACGGGCATCCGTGTCAGTCAAAAATTATGCCCAAAAGAATCCCCACCGGATGGGTAAGTGGACCAAGGATTCAAAAACGCATGTTGCCTCTATGGCCAACGGGGATTTTTTTGGAAACGAAAAATCCGCCACGATTACGGATCAAACTGCGGGCGCAGGCAAAATTGAATTCGTCGGTGCAGACGGCAAGGCCACCTTATTGAAAGATAAGTTGAAAATGGAGAAGGGTGATGTTGTCGATGCGACGAAAATGAGTGCGAACGCCCTACGCCAATTTTTTAAGGACCAAGTCGAGGATGCCAAGAAACATCAGGATGTGTTGTTCTCTTTGCATATGAAGGCCACCATGATGAAGGTGTCCGATCCCATTATCTTTGGGCATTGCGTGGAAGTATTTTTTGAAGATGTGTTTAAGAAGCATGCCAAGACGTTTGCCGAACTTGGCATAAATGCTAGAAATGGACTGGGTGATGTCTATGCCAAGATCGGCAAGCTACCCGAAGCGCAGCAAAGTGAGATCAAAGCTGATATTGACGCGGCGATTAAAAATGGTCCGACCCTCGCCATGGTGGATTCCGACAAAGGCATTACCAATCTTCATGTGCCGAGTGATGTGATTATCGATGCGTCCATGGCTGCAGCACTTCGTACCTCTGGGAAAATGTGGGGGCCGGATGGCAAGGAACATGATATGAAGGCCATCATTCCCGATCGGAGCTACGCCGGGATTTACCAAGCCGTGGTGGACTTCTGCCGGGAAAATGGCGAATTCAATCCTTCGACCATGGGCAGTGTGCCCAATGTAGGTTTGATGGCGCAGGCAGCTGAAGAATACGGCTCCCATGATAAAACCTTCGAAGCTCCTAGCAATGGCACTATTCGCCTTGTTGATGGTAAGGGCAATGTTCTTATTGAGCATCCGGTTGAGGCTGGTGATATCTGGCGAAGTGCCCGTACCACAGATATTGCCATTAAAGACTGGGTCAAGCTTGCGGTCAATCGAGCAAGGTTGTCCAACACCCCAGTGGTATTCTGGCTGAATAAGAATCGGGCCCATGATGCGCAACTTATCGAAAAAGTGAATACCTATTTAAAGGATCATGATACCAAGGGGTTGGATATTCAAATTATGGCACCGGTGGATGCCATGAAGCACTCGCTGAAGCGGGCCAAAGACGGCAAAGATACGATTTCCGCGACGGGTAATGTGCTGCGGGATTACCTCACTGACCTCTTCCCGATTTTGGAATTGGGAACAAGCGCAAAAATGCTCTCCATTGTGCCGCTCATCAATGGTGGAGGATTGTTTGAAACCGGAGCCGGTGGTTCGGCACCAAAACATGTACAGCAGTTCGTCAAAGAAGGGCATTTACGGTGGGATTCTTTAGGGGAATTTTTAGCCCTGTCGGAATCCTTTGCTCATCTCGGGCGATTTAAGAAGAATAAGAAAGCGCAAATGCTAGCAGAGACCCTGGATCGGGCGACGGGTAAGCTGATGGAAAATAATAATTCACCAGGGCGGGTGCTCGGGGAATTAGACAACGCCGGAAGCCATGTCTATGAAGCCATGTATTGGGCGAAAGAACTCGCCGCCCAAACGGAGGATGCTGAGCTCAAAAAGAAGTTTGAGCCCGTGGCCAAAGAGCTGGAAGGCAACCTCGACAAAATTCTCGAAGAACTGAAATCGGCGAAAGGTAAGCCAGTGGATATCGGGGGCTACTACCATCCTGATCCGGAAAAAGTCAAAGCCGGCATGCGCCCGAGCGCCACTTTGAACAAAATTTTGGCGACGTTGGGCTAAGCTAGAGTTTTAAATTTAGAATTGTACAAACGAGCCCTGGCAACCTGTGTTGTCAGGGCTCGTTTGCTTGGAATTGAGTTCTCTCGCATTTTCTCTGATAGAGTGCATTCTTCCACTGAGAGGCCATACTGTTTTTGTAGTTAAACGCCAGAAGCCATTGGATCGCTGTTTTATTCTTCTTGGTGGCAATCTGTAATGCTGTCCATTTTTTCAGGGTAAAAGCTCAAGTAATTTTTGATGAGTGCGACTGAATCAATTGGAGCTTCATAGGTCCAGACAGCATCCTTTGCGGTGCTTCCCTTCACATTCACAGAATAATAGGATGCGTCTCCCTTGAACGGGCAATGGGTGGAATGGGTCGTTCGTTCAAGGTGGGACATTTGTACGTCTTCTCGGGGAATATAGATGGCCGGGGGCAAGGGGCCTTCCTTGAGAATGAACGCCCGTGTAGTATCGGCGATCACTGTTCCGTTAAACGTGACGGTTATGCGATGATGTGTTTTCTCAATGGAAATGGCATGGGCGTGACCGGGTGCACTCATGAGACTGGTCCTTTCATGAAATGTCTAAAACCTATCATAGGAAAATTTGTAATCGTTTATGGGGTTATTGGTCAAACCTTGGTTTTAAAATTTATTCGAGAACCTCCCCTCTGGATTTTGTGAGTAAGGCATGAACCTTGGATTCTCCATTGTAGCGGATCTTCTTGTCCTTCTCCATTTTTCCTTTGTTTTCTTTGTGATGTTTGGAGGGCTTTTCGTCTTACAGTGGAGGTGGATGATGTGGATTCATCTGCCTGCCGTTTTGTGGGGTGCATTGATCGAGTTTGCTGGTTGGGTCTGTCCACTGACGCCTCTCGAAAACTGGTTTCGAGAGAATGCAGGAAGCACAGGGTATTCATCAGGTTTCATTGAGCATTATGTAATGCCGGTGCTGTATCCTTCCGGGTTGACTCGTGAAATCCAGATTGCTCTAGGAGTGTTTGTTATTGTTGTCAATGCCGGATTCTATGGGTGGGTCCTCCGTCGTCACAAGCGATGATGAGGAAGAGAAAAAAAGGTGCCAACAAAGAGGGAGGCCAAGTCGTTGGAGTGACAAACCTGGCTGAAATAACTTCAGAATAAAGGTGGAGAAGATGGCTGTTGTGATAATGAAATGGCCCTGCCTCCGCGTCGTTGGTCGGCAGCCCCGTATTGTGTCCCACTCGATTCGTCGATGACCACAGCTTGCACGGCTCCAATTTTCTGCTGGGCTTTTTTGTCAATGTTGTGTCCTAAGGCCTGTAATTGATTCGCGAAAACAGGATTAAATTGTCCTTCCAAAATAAGAGATCCATTCGCACTGGTTTGAGAAAGTCGGGGAGCATCGATGGCCTCTTGGATGGACATGTGATGATCTATTAAGTTGATGGTGACATTCACCACGGAATTAATAATGGTTGGACCGCCTGGTGAGCCGTATGCGGTGATCGGTGTGTTTTCTTGAAAAACAATAGTCGGAGCCATGCTGCTTCGTGGTCGTTTACCTGGTGCAACATCGTTGGCGCCGGGATTGAAATCCTGTTGGTCGGTATTCAGTGTTGGAACAAGGTTAAAGTCGGTAAGCTCGTTGTTGAGCAAAAATCCGTACCCGGGCACCATGAGTCCCGTTCCCCAGAGAGATTCAATGGTATTCGTATAGGTCACGATGTTGCCAACATGGTCGATGATGGTGAAGTGGGTGGTGTGCAGTCCTTCATGCACTGGCGGTGGACTTTCCTGAATTTTCAGAATGTGGTTTCCCTGAGAAGTGGCAAACGTAAGAGGATTTCCCGCAGTGATTGTCGGTTGTCGCTTTTCTGGATTAATCCTTCCTGACCGTGAAGTGATGTATTTCGGATGCAATAATCCCTCGATGGGAACGGGAACGACATCTCCATCCCCCATCCAAACCGCACGATCCGCAAACCCTAGGCGCATGGCCTCTAGTAGCACATGAAATGTGCGAGCAGATTCATTGCCAAACCCTTGGGTCTTGTCCCCCAAAGGAAATCGTTCGAGGAGCTTGAGTATGTAGAGAAGCGTCAGGCCTCCGGAAGAGGGCGGAGGGGCGGAGGCGATTCGGTATTTCCGATACATGCCTTCAACGGGTTTCCGAATGACTGGCCGATAGTTTCGCAG
This window encodes:
- a CDS encoding NADP-dependent isocitrate dehydrogenase, translated to MSAEPDIIYTKVDEAPELASGSFLPIIQSFAKTAGVNVGTKDISLAGRIIAQFPERLKPEQRQPDDLALLGEIVMTPESNVIKLPNISASIPQIKGAVAELQSQGYDIPDYPEDPKTEEEKAIKAKFDKVKGSAVNPVLRQGNSDRRASVSVKNYAQKNPHRMGKWTKDSKTHVASMANGDFFGNEKSATITDQTAGAGKIEFVGADGKATLLKDKLKMEKGDVVDATKMSANALRQFFKDQVEDAKKHQDVLFSLHMKATMMKVSDPIIFGHCVEVFFEDVFKKHAKTFAELGINARNGLGDVYAKIGKLPEAQQSEIKADIDAAIKNGPTLAMVDSDKGITNLHVPSDVIIDASMAAALRTSGKMWGPDGKEHDMKAIIPDRSYAGIYQAVVDFCRENGEFNPSTMGSVPNVGLMAQAAEEYGSHDKTFEAPSNGTIRLVDGKGNVLIEHPVEAGDIWRSARTTDIAIKDWVKLAVNRARLSNTPVVFWLNKNRAHDAQLIEKVNTYLKDHDTKGLDIQIMAPVDAMKHSLKRAKDGKDTISATGNVLRDYLTDLFPILELGTSAKMLSIVPLINGGGLFETGAGGSAPKHVQQFVKEGHLRWDSLGEFLALSESFAHLGRFKKNKKAQMLAETLDRATGKLMENNNSPGRVLGELDNAGSHVYEAMYWAKELAAQTEDAELKKKFEPVAKELEGNLDKILEELKSAKGKPVDIGGYYHPDPEKVKAGMRPSATLNKILATLG
- the ggt gene encoding gamma-glutamyltransferase, whose protein sequence is MTTTRFSFRVKKSRAPRLSVFYLLITISVLGSSSVEARVHDHSIGVPGVHGGVVSTSEEEATKVGATILRQGGNAIDAAAAVAFALNVVEPQNSGIGGGGFMMVYLAKTKETLVIDSRETAPALADPNMFLDIKGHPFSFAVASTSGISVGVPGMVRGIALALEKWGTMSLAQALAPAIQLASEGFRISHHLAEDIHMGLKNGRLAHEPGNAAFEEARKVFAPKGIPLKQNDMLVQSDLANTFRFIAQHGVDTFYTDEMAKAIVATQRHARTTSNPANQKKLQGRMTTQDLRNYRPVIRKPVEGMYRKYRIASAPPPSSGGLTLLYILKLLERFPLGDKTQGFGNESARTFHVLLEAMRLGFADRAVWMGDGDVVPVPIEGLLHPKYITSRSGRINPEKRQPTITAGNPLTFATSQGNHILKIQESPPPVHEGLHTTHFTIIDHVGNIVTYTNTIESLWGTGLMVPGYGFLLNNELTDFNLVPTLNTDQQDFNPGANDVAPGKRPRSSMAPTIVFQENTPITAYGSPGGPTIINSVVNVTINLIDHHMSIQEAIDAPRLSQTSANGSLILEGQFNPVFANQLQALGHNIDKKAQQKIGAVQAVVIDESSGTQYGAADQRRGGRAISLSQQPSSPPLF
- a CDS encoding XTP/dITP diphosphatase; translated protein: MLELVLATGNRDKQKEMVALLSDLPITIRTLNEFEPVPPIIEDGETCEANAMKKATIIANHTGCLALADDTGLEVEALGGRPGVYAARYAGEDATYEDNCRKLLKEMAGVPVEKRSARFVTVVAIADPSSSVQVVEGELNGMIAEARSGNDGFGYDPVFLVPEFGKTLAQMTLEEKNQISHRGRALVKAKAVLHQKIQQ
- the rph gene encoding ribonuclease PH, which codes for MNGAEKLQRTDGRRRDEIRPVNVVRPFIKYADGSVLMEMGDTKVICTASIEEKVPPFLRDKGKGWVTAEYAMLPRATHERTQREASRGKQGGRTLEIQRLVGRALRAVTDMSAMGERTIWIDCDVIQADGGTRTASITGAFIALADAFAKLIDQQKLKKIPLTDYLAAVSVGKVGGESMVDLCYEEDSMAEVDMNLVMTGQGRLVEVQGTAERGTFGKHELDDFMALGWDGIQRLVKMQKELVTV
- a CDS encoding DUF427 domain-containing protein — encoded protein: MSAPGHAHAISIEKTHHRITVTFNGTVIADTTRAFILKEGPLPPAIYIPREDVQMSHLERTTHSTHCPFKGDASYYSVNVKGSTAKDAVWTYEAPIDSVALIKNYLSFYPEKMDSITDCHQEE
- a CDS encoding DUF2784 domain-containing protein — encoded protein: MNLGFSIVADLLVLLHFSFVFFVMFGGLFVLQWRWMMWIHLPAVLWGALIEFAGWVCPLTPLENWFRENAGSTGYSSGFIEHYVMPVLYPSGLTREIQIALGVFVIVVNAGFYGWVLRRHKR
- a CDS encoding NAD(P)/FAD-dependent oxidoreductase codes for the protein MSDVIIIGGGPAGSTMGSYLSMAGISNTIIEGAFHPRPHVGESLVTSTTRIFKEIGFLETMEREGFVKKYGASWHAPAAKNTFSILFSEFPQEGVDQDYTYHVDRAKFDMLMLKHAEGLGSKVIQGVHAREVLMENGKACGVKVNIDGKEVDLPCKFVVDATGRKTLIGHQLKLMKKDPIFNQYAVHAWYEGLDRGTAEDKEHIHIYFLPVERGWVWQIPIDDRITSVGVVTEREVFRESRMDIDKYFETHVQTNGNLAHAMRNARRVNEYKSEGDYSYSMTDFVGNGWLLIGDAARFVDPIFSSGVSVALSSAKFASEQLRAAFKEDDFSQAFLKPYETKLRTGTEVWYEFIRLYYKLLPLFTYFISSKRHRLQVLQLLQGEVYNREEVPVLQAMRSFIEQVEKSEHHSFKGALTDIPIDDLEEVLSESS